The Moritella sp. Urea-trap-13 genome includes a region encoding these proteins:
- the rnhB gene encoding ribonuclease HII, producing the protein MYDEIIYPEGKLVAGVDEVGRGPLVGDVVTAAVILDPNNPIIGLTDSKKLSEKKRQLLFPEIKEKALAWSIGRCSPEEIDELNILQATMLAMQRAVAGLPIQPEHVFIDGNRCPALPMSAEAIVKGDLRVAEISAASILAKVVRDAEMEELDKRFPEYGFAQHKGYPTKAHMEKLAELGPTEEYRKSFKPVQRALGLLK; encoded by the coding sequence ATGTATGATGAAATAATTTACCCAGAAGGGAAACTTGTTGCTGGTGTTGACGAAGTTGGACGTGGTCCATTAGTCGGTGATGTGGTCACCGCCGCAGTGATATTAGATCCAAACAATCCTATTATAGGCTTAACGGATTCAAAAAAATTAAGTGAGAAAAAACGCCAACTATTGTTTCCGGAAATTAAAGAGAAAGCATTAGCTTGGAGTATTGGCCGTTGTAGCCCAGAAGAGATTGATGAGCTGAATATCTTACAAGCGACTATGCTGGCTATGCAACGCGCTGTTGCTGGACTGCCAATACAACCTGAGCATGTATTTATTGATGGTAATCGCTGTCCGGCATTACCTATGTCCGCCGAAGCGATTGTTAAAGGTGATTTACGCGTAGCCGAGATAAGTGCTGCGTCGATCTTAGCAAAAGTAGTACGCGATGCCGAGATGGAAGAACTGGATAAACGTTTTCCTGAATATGGTTTTGCTCAACACAAAGGTTATCCAACCAAGGCGCATATGGAAAAGTTAGCCGAGCTTGGACCGACAGAAGAATACCGTAAAAGTTTTAAACCTGTGCAACGCGCGTTAGGTTTATTGAAATAA
- the lpxB gene encoding lipid-A-disaccharide synthase produces MTTKPLRIGIIAGEVSGDILAAALIKEIKSRHPDAIFEGIAGPRMQALGFNTLFEMEELSVFGLVEVLGRLPRLFKVKREVLAHFKQNPPDIFIGVDAPDFNIPIELKLKADGIKTVHYVSPSVWAWRQKRVFKIKKAVDMVLAFLPFEKAFYDEYDVPCRFIGHTMADSIPLAGADKQAAISELKLDPKQRYVAILPGSRAGEVGLLSASFLETAILLKQRFSDLQFVIPMVNEERKAQFLAIKQEVAPDLDVIILDGHAREAMAVADAVLLASGTAALETMLMKRAMVVGYRVKPLTYKIMLRLMKAPFVSLPNLLAKKEIVAERLQDDCQPEILAEEMAKLLTTDNAALIKHFTELHEQIRCNADKQAADAVLELINDNNIPAVEQVTKNV; encoded by the coding sequence ATGACAACGAAACCATTACGTATTGGTATTATCGCCGGGGAAGTCTCCGGCGATATTTTAGCTGCCGCACTGATCAAAGAAATTAAATCCCGTCACCCTGATGCCATTTTCGAAGGTATTGCTGGACCACGCATGCAAGCGCTTGGTTTTAATACACTGTTTGAGATGGAAGAGCTATCTGTATTTGGACTAGTGGAAGTGCTAGGTCGATTACCAAGATTGTTTAAAGTAAAGCGGGAAGTCCTTGCCCATTTTAAACAAAATCCACCTGATATCTTTATTGGTGTTGATGCGCCTGATTTTAATATTCCCATTGAACTAAAACTGAAAGCGGACGGTATAAAAACCGTGCATTATGTCAGCCCTTCAGTTTGGGCGTGGCGTCAAAAGCGTGTTTTCAAAATTAAAAAAGCCGTAGATATGGTATTAGCTTTTCTACCGTTTGAAAAAGCTTTCTATGATGAATATGATGTGCCTTGTCGCTTTATTGGCCATACCATGGCTGATTCTATTCCCTTAGCTGGCGCTGATAAACAAGCTGCTATTAGCGAACTTAAACTCGATCCTAAACAACGTTATGTGGCTATTTTACCTGGCAGTCGTGCTGGTGAAGTGGGATTACTGTCTGCAAGCTTTTTAGAGACCGCTATTTTATTAAAACAGCGTTTTAGTGACTTACAGTTTGTTATACCTATGGTCAATGAAGAACGTAAAGCACAATTTCTCGCTATTAAGCAAGAAGTTGCCCCTGACCTTGATGTGATCATTTTAGATGGTCATGCGCGTGAAGCCATGGCTGTTGCTGATGCGGTATTATTAGCATCTGGTACCGCTGCGCTGGAAACCATGTTGATGAAACGTGCTATGGTGGTAGGTTATCGCGTTAAACCGCTAACCTATAAGATCATGCTACGCTTGATGAAAGCGCCATTTGTATCATTACCTAACTTATTAGCGAAAAAAGAAATTGTCGCAGAGCGGTTACAAGATGATTGCCAGCCAGAGATTTTGGCTGAAGAAATGGCTAAGCTGTTAACGACAGATAATGCAGCTCTCATTAAGCACTTTACTGAATTACATGAGCAAATTCGTTGTAATGCCGACAAACAAGCTGCAGATGCAGTACTTGAATTAATTAATGACAATAATATCCCAGCAGTAGAGCAGGTAACTAAAAATGTATGA
- the lpxA gene encoding acyl-ACP--UDP-N-acetylglucosamine O-acyltransferase, whose protein sequence is MIHETAIVHEGAKIGNNVKIGPWTIVGENVEIGDDCVIASHVVINGPCKIGKANRFFQFGSIGEECQDLKYAGENTRLEIGDNNVFREGVTIHRGTVQDQGLTKIGSNSLFMVNTHVAHDVIIGDNCIFANNATLAGHVHIGDYVIFGGHAAIHQFGKVGSHAFVAGGSVIIKDIPPYVMASGHHAKPFGINSEGLKRRGFDADAIKAVKRAYRIVFRQGNTVAEALAALAESANEQPSVALFTEFLKTNERGIIR, encoded by the coding sequence GTGATCCATGAAACCGCTATTGTGCATGAAGGCGCAAAAATTGGTAATAATGTAAAAATTGGTCCTTGGACTATCGTTGGTGAAAATGTTGAGATTGGCGATGATTGTGTTATTGCTTCTCATGTTGTTATTAATGGTCCTTGTAAAATTGGTAAAGCTAATCGCTTTTTCCAATTTGGCTCAATTGGTGAAGAATGCCAAGATCTAAAGTATGCGGGTGAAAACACGCGTCTTGAGATTGGTGATAATAATGTCTTCCGTGAAGGCGTTACTATCCACCGTGGTACAGTTCAAGACCAAGGTTTAACCAAAATTGGTAGCAATAGCTTATTCATGGTAAATACTCACGTTGCACACGATGTTATTATCGGTGATAACTGTATTTTTGCTAATAATGCGACCTTAGCAGGTCATGTACATATTGGTGATTACGTTATTTTTGGTGGCCATGCTGCGATTCACCAGTTTGGTAAAGTCGGTTCTCATGCCTTCGTTGCCGGTGGTTCGGTTATCATTAAAGATATCCCGCCTTATGTGATGGCATCGGGTCACCATGCTAAGCCGTTTGGCATTAATTCTGAAGGCCTTAAGCGCCGTGGATTTGATGCTGATGCAATTAAAGCCGTTAAGCGTGCTTACCGTATCGTGTTCCGTCAAGGTAACACCGTCGCTGAAGCATTAGCGGCATTAGCAGAAAGTGCAAATGAACAACCAAGCGTTGCTTTGTTTACAGAATTTTTAAAAACCAATGAACGTGGTATTATTCGTTAA
- the fabZ gene encoding 3-hydroxyacyl-ACP dehydratase FabZ gives MSEQKNTIEIREIMSLLPHRFPFLLVDRVLDYVPGKSIHAIKNVSVNEPQFTGHFPTNPIFPGVLILEALAQASGLLGYKSDGGPADNELYYFAGIDKARFRKPVVPGDVLHLHIELIKERRGIGRFTAIAKVDGKVVCDAEIMCAKREAN, from the coding sequence TTGAGCGAACAAAAAAATACCATTGAAATACGAGAAATCATGAGCCTTTTACCACACAGGTTTCCATTTTTACTTGTAGACCGTGTATTGGATTATGTACCGGGTAAGTCGATACATGCCATTAAAAATGTATCGGTAAATGAGCCGCAATTTACTGGCCATTTTCCAACCAACCCTATTTTTCCTGGGGTATTGATTTTAGAAGCATTAGCACAAGCATCGGGTTTGTTAGGGTATAAATCTGATGGTGGTCCTGCAGACAATGAGCTTTATTATTTCGCCGGAATTGATAAGGCGCGTTTCCGTAAACCTGTTGTGCCTGGTGATGTTTTACACCTGCATATCGAATTAATTAAAGAACGCCGTGGTATCGGTCGCTTTACTGCAATTGCAAAAGTTGATGGTAAAGTAGTTTGCGATGCTGAGATCATGTGCGCGAAACGAGAGGCTAACTAG
- the lpxD gene encoding UDP-3-O-(3-hydroxymyristoyl)glucosamine N-acyltransferase, producing MAMTLQQIATAIQAELHGDGSIEISTINSMQNAQPGSITFLSDSKYSAQLATVAASAVIVKPDDLAACNTNALVMKNPYVGFALVAQLLDTTPAPATDIASSAVIADDVVLGENVAIGANAVIETGVTLADNVVIGAGCFVGKNTIIGQSTKLWANVTIYHNIAIGSDCLIQSGAVIGADGFGYANDGGRWIKIPQLGRVIIGDRVEIGACTTIDRGALDNTIISDGVILDNQCQVGHNVEIGENTAISGGTLLAGSLKLGKQCMIGGGSVINGHMEITDNVNITGMSMVMRPIDKAGLYSSGIPAQANREWRRQTARVMKIDDMHKRLSKLEKSS from the coding sequence ATGGCAATGACGTTACAACAAATAGCAACGGCAATTCAAGCTGAGCTACACGGCGATGGTAGTATTGAGATCAGTACGATTAATTCGATGCAAAATGCACAGCCGGGTAGTATCACTTTTTTAAGCGATAGCAAATACAGCGCTCAATTAGCTACTGTTGCAGCTTCTGCAGTAATTGTTAAACCTGATGATCTTGCAGCGTGTAATACCAATGCACTTGTGATGAAAAACCCGTACGTTGGTTTTGCGTTAGTGGCACAGTTGCTTGATACTACACCCGCACCAGCTACTGATATTGCGTCAAGTGCGGTTATTGCAGACGATGTGGTACTGGGTGAAAATGTGGCCATCGGTGCCAATGCTGTTATCGAAACGGGTGTGACGTTAGCAGATAATGTTGTTATCGGCGCTGGTTGTTTTGTTGGTAAAAATACCATTATTGGTCAGAGCACTAAATTGTGGGCAAATGTTACTATCTACCACAATATTGCAATTGGCAGTGATTGTCTGATCCAAAGTGGCGCTGTAATCGGCGCTGACGGTTTTGGTTATGCCAATGATGGTGGCCGTTGGATCAAGATCCCACAACTCGGCCGAGTAATCATCGGCGATCGCGTTGAAATTGGTGCGTGCACTACGATTGATCGCGGTGCGTTAGATAATACCATTATTAGCGACGGCGTGATTTTAGATAATCAGTGTCAAGTCGGCCATAATGTTGAAATAGGTGAAAACACCGCTATCTCTGGCGGTACTCTGCTAGCAGGAAGCTTAAAATTAGGTAAACAATGCATGATTGGTGGTGGTAGTGTTATCAATGGTCATATGGAAATAACCGATAACGTTAATATCACCGGCATGTCGATGGTAATGCGACCGATTGATAAAGCGGGTTTGTATTCATCTGGTATTCCGGCACAAGCTAATCGTGAATGGCGTCGTCAAACGGCTCGTGTAATGAAAATTGATGATATGCATAAACGCTTATCGAAACTAGAAAAATCAAGCTAA
- a CDS encoding OmpH family outer membrane protein, which produces MKKIIKATALALALGASFTASAAGYAVVDAGQILQQLPQREAIGKRLNEEFQTRAVELNKLQKELVTLNEKRQRDAALMTPQEQTKLVRKLEELDAQLKLKGKAFKEDQQRRGQEENNKLLVLLQNAIETVSKRDGYDLVITKQAALFLDPKLDISDKIIQELSK; this is translated from the coding sequence ATGAAAAAAATTATTAAAGCAACAGCATTAGCCTTGGCACTTGGTGCATCATTTACTGCCAGTGCAGCTGGTTATGCCGTCGTTGATGCCGGTCAAATATTACAGCAATTACCACAACGTGAAGCAATTGGTAAACGTTTGAACGAAGAATTCCAAACGCGCGCTGTAGAACTAAATAAGTTGCAAAAAGAATTGGTTACATTAAACGAGAAACGTCAGCGTGATGCAGCGTTAATGACACCACAAGAGCAAACTAAACTGGTGCGTAAATTAGAAGAATTAGATGCACAGCTAAAATTAAAAGGCAAAGCGTTTAAAGAAGATCAGCAACGTCGTGGTCAAGAAGAAAATAACAAGCTGTTAGTATTATTACAAAATGCCATTGAAACCGTCTCTAAGCGTGATGGTTATGATCTGGTGATCACCAAACAAGCGGCTTTATTCCTAGATCCAAAATTAGATATCTCTGATAAAATAATACAAGAATTAAGCAAGTAA
- the bamA gene encoding outer membrane protein assembly factor BamA: MIINKYIVGVLLSSACLITSATAAENSFIVDDIQVEGLQRVTLGAALLNIPLREGDRVSSSDTALAVKKLYASGNFDDIELYRDGATLVFKVTELPTISSIEFVGNEAIPEEQLQESLNSSGIRVGEPIDRTIIRSVEQGLQEFYYGAGRYSAKINTIITPLPRNRIDIKFSFVEGKSAEIKQLNILGNTVYSTAELKNIFELSDHTPWWNFMADQQYQKQMLAGDLEKLRSHYVDKGYIRFKTESTQVSMTPDKQGIYITLKVDEGEQYKLGHIVLTGDLLDKEQELRGLLALNSGELYSGASVTATEESLSRYLSRFGYAYPKVSTYPEINDEDHTVNLTIAVEPGPRIYVRRINFAGNDVTKDEVLRREMRQMEGTWLSNRLIDRSKTRLNQLGFFETVNTNTVRVPGQMDVVDVNVQVKEQPAGSFNAGIGYGSESGLSLNAGIQQDNFFGTGNKAGISVSTNDYSKNASLNYTDPYFTVDGVSFGGKLYFTDFEASEADIVDYNNRTYGVSGTLGFPVNENNTLSFSLGYEWNKISQTTTYAQTQIFWDIYDKDFDADGSFVVFQGFDVSASWRRRTLNRGVFATSGSEQKANFTMTVPGSDVQYFKMSLDNKYYVPISSNHRWSVLMRGRVAYGNGYGQTSNGDDHILPFYENYYAGGFYSVRGFNSNTISPKGIQNTAGPSNPGDTGYVATDSSVGGNALATGSVELIFPTPFLSEEYANLVRTTVFVDAGSVWDTEFNSSDYPSGSCLGNCDNFGDYSDPARIRASVGVSLQWLSPMGPLVFSLATPLKEYEGDKTEVFTFNIGSTF, from the coding sequence ATGATAATTAATAAATATATAGTTGGCGTACTACTTTCAAGTGCTTGCTTAATTACCAGTGCGACAGCTGCTGAAAATAGCTTCATTGTTGACGATATTCAAGTCGAAGGCTTACAACGTGTAACGCTCGGTGCGGCATTATTGAATATTCCACTGCGAGAAGGTGATCGCGTCAGCAGCAGTGATACCGCGTTAGCCGTGAAGAAATTATACGCATCAGGCAACTTTGATGATATTGAGCTGTACCGTGATGGTGCGACGCTAGTTTTTAAAGTTACTGAATTACCGACGATTAGTAGCATTGAATTTGTTGGTAATGAGGCGATCCCAGAAGAACAATTACAAGAAAGTCTTAATTCATCTGGCATTCGTGTTGGCGAGCCGATTGATCGCACTATCATTCGTTCGGTAGAGCAGGGATTGCAGGAATTCTATTATGGCGCAGGTCGTTATAGCGCAAAAATAAATACCATTATTACCCCGTTACCACGTAACCGTATTGATATTAAATTTAGTTTCGTTGAAGGTAAATCAGCGGAAATTAAACAGCTCAATATTTTAGGTAACACGGTTTACTCAACCGCAGAATTAAAAAATATATTTGAGCTCAGTGATCATACGCCGTGGTGGAACTTTATGGCTGATCAGCAGTATCAAAAACAAATGCTGGCTGGTGATTTAGAGAAACTGCGTAGCCATTATGTTGATAAGGGTTATATCCGTTTTAAAACTGAATCAACGCAAGTTTCCATGACGCCAGATAAACAAGGTATTTATATCACCCTTAAAGTGGATGAAGGTGAGCAATATAAACTCGGTCACATTGTGTTAACCGGTGATCTACTCGATAAAGAACAAGAGTTACGCGGTTTATTAGCGCTTAACTCAGGCGAGCTATACAGTGGTGCCAGTGTCACGGCAACAGAAGAAAGCCTCAGTCGTTATTTAAGCCGCTTTGGTTATGCATATCCAAAAGTATCTACCTATCCAGAAATAAATGACGAAGACCATACGGTTAACCTCACTATTGCGGTTGAACCGGGCCCGCGTATTTATGTGCGCCGTATTAACTTTGCCGGTAATGATGTCACTAAAGATGAAGTACTGCGTCGCGAAATGCGTCAGATGGAAGGAACTTGGTTATCGAACCGCTTAATTGACCGTTCTAAAACGCGTCTTAACCAACTTGGTTTCTTTGAAACCGTGAACACTAATACAGTACGTGTACCGGGTCAGATGGATGTGGTTGACGTTAATGTGCAAGTGAAAGAACAACCAGCAGGCTCATTTAATGCCGGTATTGGTTATGGTTCAGAATCTGGTTTAAGTTTAAATGCCGGTATTCAACAGGATAACTTCTTTGGTACCGGTAATAAGGCGGGTATCAGTGTTAGTACCAATGACTACTCGAAAAATGCCAGCTTAAATTATACCGACCCGTACTTTACGGTTGATGGTGTGAGCTTTGGTGGTAAACTTTATTTCACTGACTTTGAAGCATCAGAAGCGGACATTGTCGATTATAACAACCGTACTTATGGTGTATCGGGTACCTTAGGTTTCCCTGTTAACGAAAACAATACCCTGAGCTTTAGTTTAGGTTATGAATGGAATAAAATCTCGCAAACTACTACCTATGCACAAACTCAGATTTTCTGGGATATTTATGATAAAGATTTTGATGCTGACGGTAGCTTTGTCGTATTCCAAGGTTTTGATGTTTCAGCATCTTGGCGTCGCCGTACCTTAAATCGCGGGGTATTTGCCACATCGGGTTCGGAACAAAAAGCTAACTTTACCATGACAGTACCTGGTTCAGATGTACAGTATTTTAAAATGAGCTTGGATAATAAGTATTATGTGCCGATATCAAGCAACCATCGCTGGTCAGTATTGATGCGTGGTCGCGTGGCTTATGGTAATGGTTATGGTCAGACATCCAATGGTGATGATCACATCTTACCATTTTATGAAAACTACTATGCCGGTGGTTTCTACTCGGTACGTGGTTTTAACAGTAATACCATTAGTCCAAAAGGCATACAAAATACCGCAGGTCCGAGTAACCCTGGTGATACCGGCTACGTTGCGACGGACTCTTCGGTTGGTGGTAATGCCCTAGCAACGGGTAGTGTTGAACTAATTTTCCCAACACCATTTTTAAGCGAAGAATACGCTAATCTTGTACGTACAACGGTATTTGTTGATGCTGGTTCAGTATGGGATACGGAGTTTAACTCCAGCGACTATCCGAGCGGAAGTTGTTTAGGAAATTGTGACAACTTTGGTGACTATTCTGACCCTGCGCGTATACGTGCCTCTGTGGGTGTTAGTTTACAGTGGCTATCACCAATGGGCCCATTAGTATTCTCATTGGCCACGCCATTGAAAGAATACGAAGGCGACAAAACAGAAGTATTCACCTTTAATATTGGTAGCACTTTCTAA
- the rseP gene encoding sigma E protease regulator RseP encodes MISSLWNLGAFIIALGILVAIHEFGHFWVARRCGVKVLRFSIGFGKTLWMRTGKDGTEYAVAMIPLGGFVKMLDERVDDVPEELKSQSFNRKPVLARIAIVAAGPLANFALAIVAFWLMFMIGVPSVKPVIGDVAPHSVMAQAGVTNKAIITAIDGQAVQDWNDVSLKLIEHMGEPSMAMQLYLEDTHYTVSRQVDLREWQFDPERESPITSMGLTPYRPAVSQELAEVIKGSAGEKAGLLAGDKIIAVAEQPIDSWLMLVDQIQNSPDQTLAISILRNGQQLVLNVTPKGKADADGVLKGYLGVAPVVASYPEDYLVDIQYGILDSVQQSVERTWQLTALTFKMIGRLVTGDISLNNLSGPISIAKSAGASADYGLVYFLGFLALISVNLGLMNLMPLPVLDGGHLMYYTFELITGRPVSEKIQEFGFKIGSVIIMLLTGLALFNDFARL; translated from the coding sequence ATGATATCGTCTTTATGGAATCTAGGTGCATTCATTATTGCCCTAGGCATTTTAGTTGCTATACACGAGTTTGGTCACTTTTGGGTAGCACGTCGCTGTGGCGTTAAAGTATTACGTTTTTCGATTGGTTTTGGTAAAACGCTATGGATGCGTACCGGTAAAGACGGTACTGAATATGCTGTCGCCATGATCCCATTAGGCGGCTTTGTTAAGATGCTTGATGAACGCGTTGATGACGTACCTGAAGAATTAAAATCACAATCCTTTAATCGTAAACCGGTATTAGCCAGGATCGCCATTGTTGCTGCTGGGCCGTTAGCAAACTTCGCGTTAGCCATTGTGGCTTTTTGGCTGATGTTCATGATCGGCGTACCGAGTGTAAAACCAGTGATTGGTGATGTAGCTCCGCATTCGGTGATGGCGCAAGCTGGTGTGACGAATAAAGCGATTATTACTGCGATTGATGGTCAAGCTGTTCAAGATTGGAATGACGTTAGTCTTAAGTTAATTGAACACATGGGTGAACCATCTATGGCGATGCAGTTATATCTTGAGGACACTCACTATACGGTATCGCGACAGGTTGATTTACGTGAATGGCAGTTTGATCCTGAGCGCGAGTCACCGATTACCAGCATGGGGTTAACGCCTTACCGACCAGCGGTGAGTCAAGAACTGGCTGAAGTCATTAAAGGCAGTGCCGGTGAAAAGGCGGGTCTATTGGCTGGCGATAAAATTATTGCAGTAGCAGAGCAACCTATTGATAGTTGGTTAATGCTAGTTGATCAAATACAAAATAGTCCAGACCAGACATTAGCAATAAGCATACTGCGTAATGGCCAACAATTAGTATTGAATGTGACACCAAAAGGTAAAGCAGATGCCGATGGCGTATTAAAAGGTTATTTAGGCGTTGCACCTGTGGTTGCCAGTTATCCTGAAGATTATCTTGTTGATATTCAATATGGTATTCTAGATTCAGTACAACAGTCTGTGGAACGAACTTGGCAGCTTACGGCGCTGACATTTAAGATGATTGGCCGTTTAGTGACCGGTGACATTTCGCTGAATAACTTAAGTGGACCGATTTCTATTGCCAAAAGTGCGGGCGCCAGTGCGGATTATGGCTTGGTTTATTTCTTAGGTTTCCTTGCCTTGATTAGTGTTAATTTAGGCTTAATGAATTTAATGCCACTGCCAGTACTAGATGGTGGCCATCTAATGTATTACACATTTGAACTGATTACCGGTCGACCTGTATCTGAAAAGATCCAAGAGTTTGGTTTTAAAATTGGTTCAGTCATTATTATGCTATTAACGGGACTTGCCTTATTTAATGACTTCGCTCGTTTATAA
- the ispC gene encoding 1-deoxy-D-xylulose-5-phosphate reductoisomerase, which yields MIGLTILGATGSIGKSTLTVVRNNPERFRIQALTANSNVTEMLAQCLEFKPCYAVMLNDVAASQLAQQLKSLNCSTEVLSGMDALCQVAALDESDMVMAAIVGAAGLMPTLAAVRAGKRILLANKEALVMSGALFMQEVKASGAQLLPIDSEHNAIFQAMPLAVQSNLGFCNLVAEGISKILLTGSGGPFRYSDIADLAAVTPAQACAHPNWSMGQKISVDSATMMNKGLEYIEAKWLFNADEAQIQVVIHPQSVIHSMVQYTDGSVLAQMGEPDMCTPIAHAMAYPQRIPSGVKPLDFFEMGELTFLKPDYTRYPCLKLAIDACYQGQAATTTLNAANEIAVDAFLTGQIGFTDIARVNASVLERLSISAANSIDALIDIDAMARIDAQQTISRVAK from the coding sequence GTGATTGGATTAACGATACTGGGTGCCACCGGCTCGATTGGTAAAAGTACCCTTACAGTTGTTCGTAATAATCCTGAGCGCTTTCGGATACAGGCTTTAACGGCGAATAGTAATGTCACTGAGATGCTGGCGCAATGTTTAGAATTTAAACCTTGTTATGCCGTAATGCTTAATGATGTTGCCGCAAGCCAGTTAGCGCAACAACTAAAATCACTTAACTGCTCTACTGAGGTGTTATCTGGGATGGACGCCTTATGCCAGGTTGCAGCGCTTGATGAGAGTGACATGGTGATGGCGGCGATTGTTGGTGCCGCAGGACTAATGCCTACGTTAGCTGCAGTGCGTGCTGGTAAACGTATTTTGCTGGCCAATAAAGAAGCGCTAGTGATGTCTGGCGCTTTATTTATGCAAGAAGTAAAAGCCAGTGGCGCGCAATTATTACCGATTGATAGTGAACACAATGCCATATTCCAAGCGATGCCTTTGGCTGTGCAAAGCAACTTGGGTTTTTGTAACCTTGTTGCAGAGGGCATCAGTAAAATATTATTAACCGGTTCTGGTGGTCCATTCCGTTATAGCGATATTGCAGATTTAGCTGCGGTGACGCCGGCACAGGCTTGTGCGCATCCTAACTGGTCTATGGGTCAGAAAATCTCAGTTGATTCAGCGACCATGATGAATAAAGGCTTAGAGTATATTGAAGCTAAGTGGTTATTTAATGCTGACGAAGCGCAGATCCAAGTGGTTATCCATCCTCAGTCTGTGATCCACTCTATGGTGCAATATACTGATGGTTCAGTGTTAGCACAAATGGGGGAACCGGATATGTGTACGCCAATTGCCCATGCAATGGCTTATCCTCAGCGCATCCCTTCAGGTGTTAAACCACTCGATTTCTTCGAAATGGGTGAATTGACCTTCTTGAAACCTGATTATACCCGTTACCCTTGTTTGAAATTAGCCATAGATGCTTGTTATCAAGGTCAAGCGGCAACCACCACGTTAAATGCAGCGAATGAAATTGCGGTAGATGCCTTCTTAACGGGGCAAATTGGTTTCACCGATATTGCCCGTGTCAATGCCAGCGTTTTGGAACGTTTAAGTATTTCTGCAGCGAACAGTATTGATGCCTTGATTGATATTGATGCCATGGCGCGAATCGACGCCCAACAAACAATAAGCAGAGTCGCAAAATGA
- a CDS encoding CDP-archaeol synthase, with product MLKQRITTALILAPLALAAIFLLPLQWFALAIAGVFILATKEWAVLVDKNNSKLPNALIVGYSLILGATLLVIPPDVRHIWQVTDNNETVLVPLVSGILTVGAVWWLICAALVLTYPNSAKAWTKNTLVKVVFGIVTLVPFFWAMLALRSYQYFHDPLAGAWLVMLVMFLVWGADSGAYFTGKKFGKNKLAPRVSPGKTREGFLGGVVVSMLIALIAAVVMTVSPSGELDSTKFVIILFTCFITSISSTLGDLNESMFKREAGVKDSGTLLPGHGGILDRIDSLTAALPVFAVIYLVCF from the coding sequence CTCTACAGTGGTTCGCACTTGCAATCGCAGGTGTGTTTATCTTAGCAACCAAAGAGTGGGCGGTATTGGTCGATAAGAATAACAGTAAATTACCGAATGCGCTTATCGTTGGTTACTCACTTATTCTGGGTGCGACATTATTAGTTATTCCACCCGATGTACGTCATATCTGGCAAGTGACGGATAATAATGAAACTGTGTTAGTACCCTTAGTCAGTGGTATTTTGACTGTCGGTGCTGTGTGGTGGTTAATTTGCGCAGCATTAGTATTAACTTATCCAAACAGCGCTAAAGCGTGGACTAAGAATACCTTAGTGAAAGTCGTCTTTGGTATTGTTACCTTAGTGCCATTTTTTTGGGCAATGCTAGCACTGCGTTCTTATCAATATTTCCATGATCCACTGGCTGGTGCATGGTTAGTGATGCTAGTGATGTTCTTAGTATGGGGCGCAGATTCAGGTGCTTACTTTACTGGCAAGAAATTTGGTAAAAATAAATTAGCACCAAGAGTAAGCCCGGGTAAAACCCGAGAAGGCTTTTTGGGTGGTGTTGTTGTATCTATGCTTATCGCGCTAATTGCTGCAGTTGTGATGACGGTTTCACCTTCAGGGGAACTTGATAGCACTAAGTTTGTCATAATCCTGTTCACGTGCTTTATCACGTCAATTTCATCAACATTAGGTGATCTTAACGAGAGTATGTTTAAACGTGAAGCGGGTGTAAAAGACAGTGGAACGTTATTACCTGGTCACGGCGGCATTTTAGATCGTATTGATAGCTTAACGGCTGCATTACCGGTATTTGCTGTTATTTATTTAGTTTGTTTTTAA